From the Helicoverpa zea isolate HzStark_Cry1AcR chromosome 27, ilHelZeax1.1, whole genome shotgun sequence genome, the window AACAGAAGTAGTACATACCAGTAGGACCCCTCTTGCCAAACATGATACCGTTCATGGGTGCGTTCTTGTAGTTGGCTTCGCTGACTCCTGCCAGGGACAGCAGCACCACGACTACGCAGACGACTCCGATGCTGAAACGCAGCATGGCTCCGGACATCTGGACAAGAAATAAGTATAGTAGAAGAGGATATAAGAAGATTGGAAGATGAAGTGGGGTTTGAGTGCTGGAGTAAGCATGTTTTACTGGGAATCGACTTACTAAAAGTGGCGTTGCAGCTTGTTCGTAGCTGTCCCATGCAATAACTTACTGGTAAAAAACAgcaagaatataaataaattgcactTTAGTGTTTCTGAAAGTGTAAACTTATACTGAGACTTATAAACTGGACTTTTTCTTAAGAACGTCTTCGGACAGTTACAACAATTTTCAATAGTAATATAATGAGGAGGCTGTATTAACTAAATTTTGCTTCACTATACAAAGTATAGGTActgatgtaaaaaaaattgttgaaaatacaataaaactgaaaactacCTTGTAGGTTGATGTATTTCTTGCTGGTAACACTGGAATGGTTGAATGTCAACTGATGCTGTGAGCCGAGTTTCCCGCCAATTTATACTCTGAAATCAAAGATGGCTGCTGTCCATCCAATTATTGGATTAGTGGATACTGACCACATATTGCGACGGAGATTCCCCGCGAATCCTCAGGGATTATAACTTTGTTAGTGCATAAGATTAGTAGCGAGAATTGAAGGGACGCCATCTTGGATTCGTTAAATACATACGTGGTTATAGAAGTTTGTCAttgataaatattaagttttaacCGTTGAGTGGTCATCATCAGTCTTTTTATTGTCTCACTGCTGGGGACTGGCTCTCACTCACACCAAGAAAGGTTGAAAGTTAATCACCACtcttgctcaatgcaggttggtgatttctGATCCTATGAATAGTCTAGACTCTAGACCTTGTCAAGACCGTTTCCTAGAGATGTTTTGCTCCACCCTTAAACAGTCGTTGGTTTCCAAGATATACTCAGAAATATGTTAGAAATGTTGTATTGGCGTACTCGCTGCTAGAGTCCAACCCGCGCACTATTTTTTAAGAAACTGGCGCTTAAACCACGAGACCACTACGACTTCACGTCGAGCGGGAAAAGTGTAAAAGCGAACAAAATAGAAATGATTGAAATGCTATCAACAAGACAAAGTCAAATCTCCAAGCAATAACCTAAGTAGGTAGATACTTAAATCTAGGACCCAGTAGATAGGGTACTTTCGGCTGAGGCGAAATTACAAGACGAGAGTAAAAAGCAGACTATGCGTAATGTGCCTAGCCAGGTGTCCAAACAGAtattttttgagaataaaaagaAGGATATTCAGAAAAGAGCAGTGGCCTTTTATGTTACACTTTTTGGCTTTCATGCTTCATGCAATGTGAATAGTCACCAACACACATGCCCAGTACAGTGAGAATGAGTAAATCCTCCAAACTAGGGGAGGCAGCAGTCCAGCAGTAG encodes:
- the LOC124643495 gene encoding neuropeptide IMFamide; the encoded protein is MSGAMLRFSIGVVCVVVVLLSLAGVSEANYKNAPMNGIMFGKRGPTEYDQRGKTFTALCEIATEACQAWFPSQENK